One window of Desulfobacca acetoxidans DSM 11109 genomic DNA carries:
- the ptsP gene encoding phosphoenolpyruvate--protein phosphotransferase: MPPLTAREVWPQNKVLKGIPASPGIIIGPAYVLVDSTKIRINHTYLSSLDQVDREVERFRDAVAATRQEIASIKASITDEFQDHGYILDTHLLILQDKLFFEASIDTIRREKINAEWALKQAVKKAQELFSRIADPYIKSRIQDVEDVCERVLRHLSGGGSFNLSSLSEPVIIVARDLSPVDTTQLSVDKVQGFITEIGGKTSHTAIMAQSLEIPAVVGLEKATQEIDSGYTLILDGLNGAVIINPDARILEIYVERKKKFQEFKRDVNSCSFLPAITLDEHQTHVLANIEFQEEVGLAMDYGADGIGLYRTEFLYLRQKRLPSEEELFEDYKTVALMMRPRSVTIRTLDIGGDKFASHLEYAPGINPALGLRAIRFCLKEQQIFRTQLRAILRASVFGKVRLMFPLISGIQEVIAARRILSEIQQELRLEGLAFNPELPVGVMIEVPSAVMLADLLAKEADFFSIGTNDLIQYALAIDRVNKHVAEMYQPLHPAVLRMIKQVTDAAHTEGIPVAVCGEMAGDPLYTPVLLGMGVDELSMNALAIPVVKRIIRHSTMEEFQEFARQALHHQTFEDVNAYVTGVMARRFPEVFMFGRELASMSS, from the coding sequence ATGCCGCCCCTGACTGCCCGGGAAGTCTGGCCCCAGAATAAAGTCCTGAAGGGAATCCCAGCCTCGCCGGGTATCATTATCGGGCCGGCCTATGTCCTGGTGGACAGCACCAAAATCCGTATCAACCATACCTATCTGAGTTCTTTGGATCAGGTCGATAGAGAGGTAGAGCGGTTTCGAGATGCCGTGGCAGCCACCCGCCAAGAGATTGCCTCCATTAAGGCATCTATCACCGATGAGTTTCAGGATCACGGCTATATTCTTGACACTCATCTACTCATCCTTCAGGACAAGCTATTCTTCGAAGCCAGCATAGATACTATCCGCCGGGAAAAAATCAATGCTGAGTGGGCCTTGAAACAGGCAGTGAAAAAGGCCCAGGAGCTATTCAGTCGCATCGCCGATCCCTATATCAAGAGCCGCATACAAGACGTTGAGGACGTCTGTGAACGGGTACTGCGCCATCTCTCCGGCGGAGGTTCCTTTAATCTGAGCAGCCTCTCCGAACCGGTAATCATTGTCGCCCGCGATCTATCCCCGGTTGACACCACTCAGCTTTCCGTCGATAAAGTACAGGGGTTTATCACCGAGATCGGGGGGAAGACCTCCCACACGGCCATTATGGCCCAATCTTTGGAGATCCCGGCAGTAGTGGGGTTGGAAAAGGCGACACAGGAAATCGATTCCGGTTATACCCTGATCCTGGATGGTCTTAATGGTGCGGTAATTATCAACCCCGATGCCAGAATACTGGAAATTTATGTTGAGCGTAAGAAGAAGTTCCAGGAATTTAAGCGTGACGTCAACAGTTGCAGTTTTCTGCCCGCCATCACGTTAGACGAGCATCAGACGCATGTTCTGGCCAATATTGAGTTTCAGGAAGAGGTCGGCCTGGCCATGGATTACGGCGCTGATGGCATCGGCCTCTACCGTACTGAGTTTCTTTATCTGCGCCAGAAGCGGCTTCCCTCTGAAGAGGAATTATTCGAAGACTATAAGACTGTGGCCCTGATGATGCGTCCGCGATCGGTTACTATCCGGACTCTGGATATCGGCGGGGATAAGTTTGCCTCACACCTGGAATATGCGCCTGGGATAAATCCAGCCCTGGGACTGCGCGCTATCCGCTTCTGCCTTAAGGAACAGCAGATTTTCCGCACCCAACTCCGGGCTATCCTGCGCGCTTCGGTCTTTGGGAAGGTCCGTTTAATGTTCCCCCTGATCTCAGGGATTCAGGAGGTTATTGCGGCCCGCCGTATCCTCAGCGAGATTCAGCAGGAGTTGCGGCTTGAAGGCCTGGCCTTTAACCCGGAATTGCCCGTGGGCGTCATGATTGAAGTTCCCTCGGCAGTAATGTTAGCCGACCTTTTGGCTAAAGAGGCCGATTTTTTCAGCATCGGCACGAACGACCTGATTCAGTATGCCCTGGCCATCGATCGGGTAAATAAGCACGTGGCGGAGATGTACCAACCACTTCACCCCGCCGTGTTGCGCATGATTAAACAGGTGACCGACGCCGCCCACACTGAGGGCATCCCCGTCGCGGTCTGTGGCGAAATGGCCGGAGATCCGCTCTACACGCCGGTTCTTTTAGGAATGGGGGTAGACGAGCTCTCGATGAACGCCCTGGCAATTCCGGTGGTCAAACGCATTATACGCCATTCTACCATGGAAGAATTTCAAGAGTTTGCCCGCCAGGCGCTCCATCACCAAACCTTCGAAGACGTCAATGCCTACGTCACCGGGGTGATGGCCAGGCGCTTCCCCGAAGTCTTTATGTTCGGCCGTGAGCTGGCCAGCATGTCCTCCTAA
- the smpB gene encoding SsrA-binding protein SmpB — translation MKKDAVKIICQNRKAYFDYFIDDVIEAGIVLIGPEVKSVRLGKVNINDGFARIHKGEVYLHNTHISPYPFTPLDSYDPTRTRKLLLHRQEIKRLIGKTEEKGYTLIPLKLYFRDHRIKIALGLAKGKKKYDKRETIRRRDEEREMQRQKKNRR, via the coding sequence ATGAAAAAAGACGCAGTAAAAATAATCTGTCAGAATCGCAAGGCTTATTTCGATTATTTTATCGACGACGTCATCGAAGCCGGCATTGTCCTCATTGGACCGGAAGTCAAATCCGTCCGTTTGGGAAAAGTCAACATTAACGATGGGTTCGCCCGCATTCATAAGGGTGAGGTATATCTCCACAACACCCACATCAGCCCCTACCCGTTCACGCCACTTGATTCCTACGATCCCACCCGCACCCGTAAGCTGCTCCTGCACCGGCAGGAGATTAAACGTCTCATCGGCAAAACCGAAGAAAAAGGGTATACTCTCATTCCCCTCAAGCTCTATTTCCGGGATCACCGCATCAAAATCGCACTCGGACTGGCCAAAGGCAAAAAGAAATATGACAAACGGGAAACCATCCGTCGGAGGGATGAAGAGCGGGAGATGCAGCGCCAAAAGAAAAACCGAAGGTAG